The Stratiformator vulcanicus genome has a segment encoding these proteins:
- a CDS encoding sialate O-acetylesterase yields the protein MMKLLLAAVLCVWTSQLARADEVVQAGEPAGPHLFILSGQSNMKRLMPEQNFTPAIKEKLGENTVVVHSAVGGKPIRMWVHDWKSADGKQKENQGDLYDAMMREVRAAMKDEPPASTVTFIWIQGERDAKEGHGDVYERSLGQLLSQLRRDLKRDDITFVIGRLHKFENNLKDWEKIREAQVSYAESEPAAVWVDRDDIDPKRKNIHHSRKGYDILGKRLADTAAEIVQGKVADSSQ from the coding sequence ATGATGAAACTGTTGCTCGCCGCGGTGCTGTGTGTTTGGACGTCGCAGTTGGCCCGAGCCGATGAGGTGGTTCAGGCGGGCGAACCAGCGGGGCCGCATCTGTTTATTTTAAGCGGGCAGTCGAACATGAAGCGACTGATGCCCGAGCAAAACTTCACACCCGCCATTAAAGAGAAACTGGGCGAGAATACCGTGGTGGTGCACTCGGCCGTCGGCGGAAAGCCGATCCGCATGTGGGTGCATGACTGGAAGTCAGCCGACGGAAAGCAGAAAGAGAATCAAGGCGACTTGTACGACGCGATGATGCGCGAAGTGCGGGCGGCGATGAAGGACGAGCCGCCCGCTTCAACCGTGACCTTCATCTGGATTCAAGGCGAACGAGACGCCAAGGAAGGGCACGGTGACGTCTATGAACGCAGTCTCGGCCAATTGCTATCGCAACTGCGGCGGGATTTAAAACGGGACGACATTACCTTCGTAATCGGCCGGCTGCATAAATTTGAAAACAACCTCAAGGACTGGGAAAAGATCCGAGAAGCTCAAGTTTCCTATGCCGAAAGTGAGCCGGCCGCTGTGTGGGTCGATCGCGACGATATAGACCCCAAGCGAAAAAACATCCACCACTCCCGCAAGGGCTACGACATCCTCGGCAAACGGCTGGCTGACACGGCGGCGGAAATCGTGCAAGGCAAAGTCGCGGACTCCAGTCAGTAA
- a CDS encoding carboxypeptidase regulatory-like domain-containing protein: protein MNSSVLNQIDQTVRFTHHLRYIPGQIALCGFLALTLIGCGGPSDAPDIAETTGTVTFENGDPVQFASIGFQSKSLGVLSIGRTDAEGNYRMLYKKGKWGAPIGPNIVTISQSKDQEDNLGSAVPEQFAMAKTSDLTADVSPSGENNFDFVIPQE, encoded by the coding sequence ATGAACTCCAGCGTGTTGAACCAGATCGATCAAACCGTGCGTTTCACTCACCATCTTAGATACATTCCCGGCCAGATCGCGTTGTGCGGTTTTCTGGCCCTCACGCTGATCGGGTGCGGTGGTCCGAGTGATGCGCCCGATATCGCCGAGACCACCGGGACTGTGACCTTCGAAAACGGCGATCCTGTCCAATTCGCGTCGATCGGCTTTCAATCAAAGAGCCTGGGCGTTTTGTCGATCGGCCGGACCGACGCCGAAGGCAACTACCGGATGCTTTACAAAAAAGGGAAATGGGGAGCTCCCATCGGCCCCAACATCGTGACGATCAGCCAGAGTAAAGATCAGGAAGATAACCTCGGCTCAGCGGTTCCAGAGCAATTTGCGATGGCGAAAACATCCGATCTGACGGCTGACGTTTCGCCAAGCGGGGAGAATAATTTCGACTTTGTCATTCCGCAGGAGTAG
- a CDS encoding DUF1559 domain-containing protein, whose product MPLSDSTHRPSRGFTLVELLVVIAIIAILIALLLPAVQQAREAARRSECRNNMKQMGIAMANYHSTHGIFPIGAMNAATTPGASLCGYERASKSLPAEYKDIRNHVAHLYLLPYLDQDNLYEQVNFNIPVNELKGKSDCINNGTFQAAMQNVFLPVYGCPSDPLRNQPSTTSTSENAAEDYYRTSYVANAGDTETQGAANWQFLYWGRPDDWFRSKNVLVGIFGVNGAARFRDITDGASNTFTFAESQMAKGVDSKGNSAYWQAYSVGYFSNSRFGINKVDPGTELPEAGWIGSSHVGGCHVVMADGSVQFLSENISLDVLLAMSTKSGGEVVTF is encoded by the coding sequence ATGCCTCTATCCGATTCCACTCATCGTCCATCGCGTGGCTTCACGCTCGTCGAACTGCTCGTTGTCATTGCGATCATCGCCATTTTGATCGCGCTGCTACTGCCGGCTGTTCAGCAGGCTCGGGAAGCCGCACGCCGCAGCGAATGCCGCAACAATATGAAGCAGATGGGCATCGCGATGGCGAACTACCATAGCACCCACGGCATCTTCCCCATCGGCGCGATGAACGCCGCGACGACGCCCGGGGCCAGTCTGTGCGGTTATGAACGGGCATCAAAAAGCCTGCCGGCCGAGTATAAAGATATTCGCAATCATGTCGCCCACTTGTACCTTTTGCCGTACCTCGACCAAGACAATTTATATGAACAAGTCAATTTCAACATTCCGGTCAACGAATTAAAGGGAAAGTCGGATTGCATCAACAACGGGACGTTTCAGGCGGCGATGCAGAATGTCTTTTTGCCCGTCTACGGGTGCCCGTCCGATCCGTTGCGGAACCAGCCTTCGACAACGAGCACCAGCGAGAACGCCGCCGAAGATTACTACCGGACCTCGTACGTCGCTAATGCCGGCGATACCGAAACCCAAGGCGCAGCGAACTGGCAGTTCCTTTACTGGGGACGACCAGACGACTGGTTCCGTTCAAAGAATGTGCTCGTCGGAATCTTCGGGGTCAACGGAGCCGCCCGCTTCCGTGACATCACCGACGGCGCTTCCAACACCTTTACGTTCGCCGAGTCTCAAATGGCGAAAGGGGTCGATTCCAAGGGGAACTCGGCTTATTGGCAGGCTTACTCGGTCGGATATTTCTCGAACTCACGGTTCGGGATCAATAAGGTCGATCCGGGGACAGAGTTGCCGGAAGCCGGTTGGATCGGCAGCAGCCACGTCGGTGGATGCCATGTCGTCATGGCCGACGGCAGCGTGCAATTCTTAAGCGAGAACATCAGTCTGGATGTGCTCCTCGCCATGAGCACGAAATCGGGCGGCGAAGTTGTGACGTTCTGA
- a CDS encoding glucose-1-phosphate adenylyltransferase, with amino-acid sequence MNRNLISLILGGGKGTRLFPLTRDRSKPAVPLAGKYRLIDVPISNCLNSGINRVYLITQFNSVSLHRHIRETYKFDRFSGGFVEILAAQQAMDQAESDWYQGTADAVRKNLRYIEQHGIEHVLILSGDQLYRMNFDDMLHTHRGAKADVTIATTPVNAAAAKGFGIMQLDSTGRVTDFVEKPQTDEQLEQVRTDPEWLKSFGIIANSRDYLASMGIYLFNRDLLVDLLKSTSHEDFGKEIFPQAISDHKVHVHLFDDYWEDIGTIKAFYDANLALAGPNPPFEFNYEDAPIYTQSRYLPASRLLGGAYHRSLISDGCVIEPGTTIENSVIGLRTHVGRNATIRNTFIMGADFYQKPEHRAYDLESNRPPLGIGEGSVIDGAIVDKNCRVGRNVHLVPPEGDKQDREFGPVLMRDGILVLPKHAELPDGWSVDKAR; translated from the coding sequence ATGAATCGCAACCTGATCAGCCTCATCCTCGGCGGCGGAAAAGGAACCCGCCTGTTCCCGCTGACTCGCGACCGTTCCAAACCGGCTGTGCCCTTGGCGGGAAAATATCGCCTGATCGACGTGCCGATCTCAAACTGCCTCAACAGCGGTATCAATCGCGTCTACCTGATCACCCAGTTCAATTCGGTGAGTCTGCACCGTCACATTCGCGAGACGTACAAATTCGACCGCTTCAGCGGCGGTTTCGTCGAGATCCTCGCTGCCCAGCAGGCGATGGATCAGGCAGAATCAGATTGGTATCAGGGCACCGCTGACGCCGTCCGCAAGAACCTGCGTTATATCGAGCAGCATGGAATCGAGCACGTCTTGATCCTCTCCGGCGACCAGCTCTACCGGATGAATTTCGACGATATGCTCCATACGCACCGCGGAGCCAAGGCCGACGTCACCATCGCGACGACTCCCGTCAACGCCGCCGCGGCCAAGGGCTTCGGCATCATGCAGCTCGACTCGACGGGCCGCGTGACAGACTTCGTCGAAAAGCCGCAAACGGACGAGCAACTCGAGCAGGTCCGCACCGATCCCGAGTGGCTCAAGAGCTTCGGCATCATCGCCAACAGCCGCGACTACCTCGCGAGCATGGGCATCTACTTGTTCAACCGCGATCTGCTCGTCGATCTGCTCAAGTCGACCTCGCACGAAGACTTTGGCAAAGAAATCTTTCCGCAGGCGATCAGCGATCACAAGGTTCACGTTCACCTGTTCGACGACTATTGGGAAGACATCGGAACGATCAAGGCGTTTTACGATGCCAACCTCGCTCTGGCGGGGCCGAATCCGCCGTTCGAATTCAATTACGAAGATGCCCCGATCTACACGCAGTCGCGGTACCTACCGGCGAGTCGGCTGCTGGGCGGTGCGTATCATCGCTCGCTGATCTCCGACGGTTGTGTGATTGAGCCGGGCACCACGATCGAGAACAGCGTGATCGGCCTGCGCACGCACGTTGGGCGAAACGCGACGATCCGGAACACATTCATTATGGGGGCCGACTTTTATCAGAAGCCCGAGCATCGGGCCTATGATCTGGAGTCGAACCGCCCTCCCCTCGGAATCGGCGAAGGTTCCGTGATTGACGGGGCGATCGTCGACAAGAACTGCCGCGTCGGCCGGAATGTGCATCTCGTTCCTCCGGAAGGAGACAAGCAGGATCGCGAATTCGGCCCCGTCCTGATGCGCGACGGAATTCTGGTATTGCCCAAACACGCCGAATTGCCCGACGGCTGGTCGGTCGATAAGGCGCGATAA
- a CDS encoding PVC-type heme-binding CxxCH protein, whose product MQRHALLVGSSLFLTGLFLLGRVSTAGEVVPVSPEQNYAPEIAEASNGGELALESFQIPDGMTGKVTAAEPDLANPVAFWITPDGRFYVCETFRQQKGVEDNRYHLYWLSDDLKAQTVADRRAYMLKHLGDEAGLYELEHDRIRLLIDNDGDGKVEESRVFADGFNDLVDGTGAGVLEHNGNVYYTCIPKLYRLEDTNDDGVADQQETMFDGFGVRFAFRGHDMHGLTIGPDNRLYFSIGDRGFHVMTEEGELLHKPDTGAIFRCELDGSDLEIFASGLRNPQELAFDNYGNLFTGDNNSDSGDLARWVHVIEGMDAGWRMYYQYLDDRGPFNRERIWYPYRSDPETTAIQPAYILPPVANISDGPSGLAAYPGVGLPKRYDNHFFLCDFRGGPTNSGVRSFGVKPKGASFELVDSHEFLWRILVTDCDFGYDGGFFALDWVQGWEGPGKGRIYRFAHPEFEEAAAKSGEILRNGLGDMSSAELIGLFENRDKRVRQAAHLQLASRPMSDWPDDKIRGVASTDETIPRLHLLWALGIQARAGNSDAVPAITAQLSSSDPWVRTVALRVLRDVVCGSDSPSGEPCDAASPAIIRQAASLLADPDARVRAEAALLIGRAGGRFMGTQDEAGTATEAIEPLLNVLVQNSGNDAALRHAAVMGLTGIAKRNVAPLLEFADHKNPEARLGVLLALRRMKSPEIAGFLTDEDPGIQLEAARAVHDLAIDNAAERLAAVRFDHSDDAARVDALARRIIAANFRLGGREHAARVLSTASNEKLSKSLRLEALSAMAAWQEPGPLDRVINKYRPIESPRQTEFMAELLAPHLSDFFKSDVDFARPAIELSAQYGVEAVADEVAAIADASDADPATREAALQAAVSLRGDAASEVVRRAVRADSPLVRSTARRLLIKIDPDDAVKQLKLALRDGTVEEQQSAIAGLVKLETAEADAVLLEWFDKFLAGSAPAAIQLDLIEAAEQRNSVAFEDRIASYSSTLSDGDPIAKYRVSLEGGDPENGYAIFFGRSDASCRRCHAVVDNKILVGPNLAGIGAEKTKEYLLESLVLPGKAIAKGFETVIVVTAEGKIVAGIKRFEDDEKLILVKPTGENVTILQDDIDDVAPGKSGMPEDLIKYLSRSDVRDLVAYLASLKDKNATTESAAGHE is encoded by the coding sequence GTGCAGCGCCATGCACTTCTTGTCGGTTCTAGTCTTTTCCTGACAGGTCTATTCCTGCTCGGTCGTGTCTCGACCGCGGGCGAAGTTGTGCCGGTGTCGCCGGAACAGAATTACGCCCCCGAGATCGCCGAAGCATCCAACGGCGGCGAGTTGGCGTTGGAGTCGTTCCAAATTCCCGATGGCATGACCGGGAAGGTCACTGCCGCCGAGCCTGACTTGGCCAACCCGGTCGCGTTCTGGATCACGCCCGACGGGCGGTTTTACGTTTGCGAAACATTCCGCCAGCAAAAAGGGGTCGAAGACAACCGCTATCACCTCTACTGGCTGTCGGACGATCTGAAAGCTCAGACCGTCGCCGACCGCCGAGCGTATATGCTCAAACATCTCGGCGACGAAGCCGGTCTCTACGAACTCGAGCACGACCGCATTCGACTGCTTATCGACAACGATGGCGACGGAAAGGTGGAGGAATCGAGAGTCTTCGCCGACGGGTTCAACGACCTCGTCGACGGGACCGGCGCGGGCGTGCTGGAGCACAACGGCAACGTCTACTACACCTGCATTCCGAAACTCTATCGACTCGAAGACACGAACGACGACGGCGTCGCCGATCAGCAGGAAACGATGTTCGACGGCTTCGGTGTCCGCTTCGCCTTCCGCGGGCACGACATGCACGGCCTGACGATCGGACCGGACAACCGGCTCTACTTCAGCATCGGCGACCGCGGGTTTCACGTGATGACCGAAGAGGGTGAACTGCTCCACAAACCCGACACCGGCGCGATCTTTCGCTGCGAACTGGACGGCTCTGACTTGGAAATCTTCGCTTCCGGTCTGAGGAATCCGCAGGAACTGGCGTTCGACAACTACGGCAACCTGTTCACGGGCGATAACAACTCCGACAGCGGCGACCTCGCGCGATGGGTCCACGTCATTGAAGGTATGGATGCCGGCTGGCGGATGTATTACCAGTACCTCGACGATCGCGGCCCGTTCAATCGCGAAAGGATTTGGTATCCGTACCGGAGTGATCCCGAGACGACCGCGATTCAGCCGGCCTATATTCTTCCCCCGGTGGCTAACATCAGCGACGGGCCGTCCGGTTTGGCGGCCTATCCCGGGGTGGGGCTTCCGAAGCGATATGACAATCACTTCTTTCTGTGCGACTTTCGCGGCGGGCCGACAAATAGCGGCGTGCGGTCCTTCGGTGTGAAGCCGAAGGGGGCGTCGTTCGAGTTGGTCGATTCCCACGAATTCTTGTGGCGAATTCTCGTGACCGACTGCGACTTCGGTTACGACGGCGGATTCTTTGCGCTCGATTGGGTGCAGGGCTGGGAAGGGCCGGGGAAGGGGCGAATCTACCGCTTCGCCCACCCGGAATTCGAAGAAGCGGCGGCGAAGTCGGGAGAGATCCTCCGCAACGGCCTCGGCGACATGTCGTCGGCCGAATTGATCGGGCTGTTTGAAAATAGGGACAAGCGCGTTCGCCAAGCCGCTCATCTGCAACTGGCGTCCCGGCCGATGTCGGATTGGCCCGACGACAAGATTCGCGGCGTGGCCTCGACCGACGAAACGATTCCGCGACTGCACCTGCTGTGGGCACTGGGCATTCAGGCACGCGCAGGCAATAGCGACGCGGTTCCCGCGATCACGGCGCAGCTTTCGTCGAGCGATCCTTGGGTCCGCACGGTCGCATTGCGAGTGCTTCGCGATGTCGTGTGCGGGTCTGACTCGCCTTCCGGCGAGCCGTGCGATGCGGCCTCGCCGGCCATCATTCGGCAAGCCGCTTCTCTATTGGCCGACCCGGATGCCCGAGTGAGGGCGGAAGCGGCGCTGCTCATCGGTCGGGCGGGCGGGCGTTTCATGGGTACCCAAGACGAAGCCGGCACGGCGACTGAGGCGATCGAGCCGCTGCTCAATGTGCTCGTTCAGAACAGCGGTAACGATGCCGCCTTGAGACACGCAGCCGTCATGGGTTTGACCGGCATCGCCAAGCGAAATGTCGCCCCACTGCTCGAATTTGCCGATCACAAGAATCCGGAAGCCCGCCTCGGCGTGCTGCTGGCCCTGCGGCGGATGAAGAGCCCGGAAATTGCCGGATTCCTGACCGATGAAGACCCCGGTATTCAACTCGAAGCAGCCCGCGCCGTGCACGACCTCGCGATCGACAATGCCGCGGAGAGATTGGCCGCCGTTCGATTCGACCACTCAGACGACGCCGCGCGGGTTGATGCTCTGGCTCGACGAATCATCGCTGCGAACTTTCGGCTCGGCGGCCGCGAACATGCGGCCCGTGTTCTCTCGACCGCTTCGAATGAAAAGTTGTCGAAATCCCTGCGCCTTGAGGCCTTGAGTGCTATGGCGGCCTGGCAGGAACCGGGTCCGCTCGATCGGGTGATTAATAAGTATCGCCCGATCGAAAGTCCGCGTCAGACCGAGTTCATGGCCGAACTACTCGCGCCACATCTGTCTGACTTCTTCAAAAGCGATGTCGACTTCGCGCGACCGGCGATTGAGTTGTCGGCCCAATACGGTGTGGAGGCCGTTGCGGACGAGGTCGCTGCGATCGCGGATGCATCCGACGCCGATCCGGCGACTCGAGAAGCCGCGTTGCAAGCAGCCGTTTCGCTGCGGGGCGATGCAGCTTCGGAGGTCGTCCGCCGTGCGGTCCGAGCGGATTCCCCGCTTGTTCGCTCCACGGCACGACGCCTGCTCATCAAAATCGACCCGGACGACGCGGTGAAACAACTCAAGCTCGCGCTTCGTGACGGGACCGTCGAAGAACAGCAGTCGGCCATTGCCGGTCTGGTCAAACTGGAAACGGCCGAGGCCGATGCGGTTCTGCTCGAATGGTTCGACAAGTTCCTCGCCGGTTCGGCACCGGCCGCGATTCAACTCGATTTAATCGAAGCCGCCGAGCAGCGGAATTCAGTCGCGTTTGAGGACCGGATTGCCTCTTATAGTTCGACACTCTCGGACGGCGATCCGATCGCCAAATACCGGGTCAGCCTCGAAGGCGGAGACCCGGAGAACGGCTATGCGATCTTCTTTGGGCGCAGCGATGCTTCCTGCCGCCGCTGCCATGCCGTCGTCGACAACAAGATTCTGGTCGGGCCGAATCTTGCGGGCATCGGCGCGGAAAAGACCAAGGAGTATCTGCTGGAATCGCTCGTTCTGCCCGGTAAAGCGATCGCCAAAGGTTTCGAGACGGTGATTGTCGTGACCGCCGAGGGCAAGATCGTCGCCGGGATCAAACGCTTTGAGGACGACGAGAAACTGATTCTGGTCAAGCCGACCGGCGAGAACGTCACCATCTTGCAGGATGACATCGACGATGTCGCCCCCGGCAAGTCGGGCATGCCCGAGGACCTGATCAAGTATCTGTCGCGCTCCGACGTCCGCGATCTGGTCGCGTACCTGGCGTCGCTTAAAGACAAGAACGCCACGACGGAGTCAGCCGCCGGTCACGAGTAG
- a CDS encoding pyridoxamine 5'-phosphate oxidase family protein, with protein sequence MSTATADRKHFQEILGHFDAGMLVTRSKTDELRVRPMLVAELQSDADLLFLTRAHSALVEEISEHAEIVITFQSDSQYLSLSGTAKLERDAGKIQDLWSEEWNRWFPEGSGDETLAIVHVQATQGEYWDAGLAHGLNYLFEAGKAIVSGKDKPDDEAAEHGKVDLGSE encoded by the coding sequence ATGTCGACTGCAACGGCGGACAGAAAACATTTCCAGGAGATCCTCGGCCATTTTGACGCCGGGATGCTCGTGACTCGATCGAAGACGGACGAGCTGCGCGTGCGACCGATGCTCGTGGCGGAACTTCAAAGCGATGCGGACCTGCTGTTCTTGACGCGGGCACATTCTGCGTTGGTGGAAGAAATTTCCGAGCACGCCGAAATCGTTATTACCTTTCAAAGCGACTCGCAGTACCTGTCGCTGTCGGGGACGGCGAAGTTGGAACGCGACGCCGGGAAAATCCAAGATTTGTGGAGCGAAGAGTGGAACAGATGGTTCCCCGAGGGCAGCGGTGACGAGACACTCGCCATCGTGCACGTTCAAGCGACCCAAGGTGAATACTGGGACGCCGGCCTCGCACACGGCTTGAATTATCTGTTTGAAGCAGGCAAAGCGATCGTTTCCGGCAAAGACAAGCCGGACGATGAGGCCGCCGAACATGGCAAAGTCGATTTGGGAAGCGAATAG
- a CDS encoding FAD:protein FMN transferase yields the protein MSAPLLRLTRFLPFAVVAAALFYLAFFGNERPATLAFRGETMGTTYEVKVYSAEGSKLQAAQQELKQQADRLLETINDQMSTWWPDSELSRFNRAAGDEPFEVSPATALVVQEAIRVSRLSGGAFDPTVGPLVNLWSFGPEGRPEEIPDDEQIAEARSSIGTDMVEVNDDPPTLTKRSSATELDLSAIAKGYGVDAIGELLLDRGYDNWLVEIGGEIRASGFKKNSDPWVIAVEKPVAGERAIEQVVELPTASGGAMATSGDYRNFFEQDGVRYSHTIDPRTGRPISHRLVSVSVIHKSCMTADALATAVMVLGPDEGYNLLESEGVAALLISRGEDGFVTRATSTFPR from the coding sequence ATGTCCGCTCCATTGCTCAGGCTCACTCGATTCCTTCCGTTTGCGGTCGTAGCCGCGGCCCTGTTCTATCTGGCGTTCTTCGGGAATGAACGACCGGCGACACTCGCGTTTCGCGGCGAAACGATGGGCACGACTTATGAGGTCAAAGTCTATTCCGCGGAAGGCTCGAAGCTTCAGGCCGCCCAACAAGAGCTGAAGCAACAAGCGGATCGGCTGCTCGAAACGATCAACGATCAAATGTCGACCTGGTGGCCCGACTCTGAACTTTCTCGCTTCAACCGCGCGGCTGGCGACGAACCGTTCGAGGTCTCGCCGGCGACGGCACTCGTTGTTCAGGAAGCGATCCGTGTGTCTCGGCTTTCCGGCGGCGCATTCGATCCGACCGTCGGTCCGCTCGTGAATCTTTGGAGCTTCGGCCCGGAAGGCAGACCCGAAGAGATCCCGGATGACGAGCAAATCGCGGAGGCCCGATCCTCGATCGGGACCGACATGGTCGAAGTGAATGATGATCCGCCCACGCTGACAAAACGATCCTCGGCGACGGAGCTCGACCTGTCAGCGATCGCCAAAGGCTACGGTGTGGACGCGATCGGCGAGTTGCTTTTGGACCGCGGATACGACAACTGGCTCGTCGAAATCGGCGGGGAGATTCGAGCCTCCGGTTTTAAAAAGAACAGTGATCCCTGGGTGATCGCCGTCGAAAAGCCGGTCGCCGGTGAACGGGCGATCGAACAAGTCGTCGAACTGCCGACGGCTTCTGGCGGCGCGATGGCGACCTCGGGCGACTATCGAAATTTCTTCGAACAGGACGGCGTCAGGTATTCCCACACGATCGACCCGCGGACGGGCCGTCCGATTTCTCATCGGCTTGTTTCGGTGAGCGTGATCCACAAATCGTGCATGACCGCCGATGCCCTCGCCACGGCGGTGATGGTCCTTGGCCCCGACGAAGGCTACAATCTGCTCGAATCAGAGGGGGTCGCGGCTCTGCTCATTTCGCGCGGTGAGGACGGCTTCGTCACCCGAGCGACATCGACGTTCCCTCGATAA
- the nqrM gene encoding (Na+)-NQR maturation NqrM, giving the protein MELVTEILPILLIVAVAFGATIVAMAVGVIVTRKPIKGSCGGLATMTDATGKSICMACGDSPDDCDRDSPPPVEVCDGTAKSPCEGLQCDNVAACRAKLAAAGVEASPGS; this is encoded by the coding sequence ATGGAACTCGTGACTGAAATCCTGCCGATCTTACTGATTGTCGCGGTGGCTTTTGGCGCAACGATCGTCGCCATGGCCGTCGGCGTGATCGTGACGCGCAAGCCGATCAAAGGGAGCTGCGGCGGACTCGCCACAATGACCGATGCGACAGGAAAATCGATCTGCATGGCCTGCGGCGATAGCCCCGACGATTGCGATCGGGACTCACCGCCACCCGTCGAGGTCTGCGACGGCACGGCCAAATCACCCTGTGAGGGGCTGCAGTGCGACAACGTCGCCGCGTGCCGAGCGAAGTTGGCCGCCGCGGGCGTCGAGGCGAGCCCCGGGAGCTAA
- a CDS encoding peroxiredoxin family protein, which yields MSADTATAKPDAAKAPKKFEVPLALVAILIAAGAIGYFAAFVVGRDSGIDGGLAVGEVAPELTAAGWLNGEPQPVQGNVTVVNGWFYNCPHCWTEAPELAALSEQFEGRSVQFVGLSPEAPESIEQVKDFVAKNGLKYPNGYGAIPTLQAFEVRAFPALWVLDRDGTVIWNRSLEHRESLEDAINRALAKS from the coding sequence ATGAGCGCCGACACCGCCACGGCAAAACCGGACGCCGCCAAAGCCCCGAAGAAGTTCGAAGTTCCGCTCGCACTGGTCGCGATCCTCATTGCGGCCGGCGCCATCGGGTATTTCGCAGCATTTGTCGTCGGCCGCGATAGCGGCATCGACGGCGGGCTCGCCGTCGGAGAAGTCGCGCCGGAATTGACCGCCGCCGGCTGGCTCAATGGCGAACCGCAGCCGGTGCAGGGGAACGTGACCGTCGTCAACGGATGGTTCTACAACTGCCCGCACTGCTGGACCGAAGCCCCCGAACTGGCGGCATTGAGCGAACAATTCGAAGGTCGGAGCGTCCAATTCGTCGGTCTCTCACCCGAAGCTCCCGAATCGATCGAGCAGGTGAAAGACTTCGTTGCCAAGAACGGTCTGAAGTACCCGAACGGCTACGGAGCGATCCCGACATTGCAGGCGTTCGAGGTCCGGGCCTTCCCGGCCCTCTGGGTTCTCGATCGTGACGGCACCGTGATCTGGAACCGCTCGCTCGAACATCGCGAAAGCCTCGAAGACGCCATCAACCGCGCCCTCGCCAAATCGTAG
- a CDS encoding mannose-1-phosphate guanylyltransferase, with amino-acid sequence MLHAVIMAGGSGTRFWPQSRQVMPKQLLKLAGDQTMIQDTAGRAGWIGPERTWVVTNAVQADETRKQLGDVPPSNVLVEPCARNTAPCVGYAAAELLHADPDAVMLVMPADHVIGPPEVFQKAVEQAAAIVESDPEQLVLFGVKPNYPSVGFGYIERGEELADSEKAYKVESFREKPDLDTAQQYLDSGKFYWNCGIFVWKASRILEALKEYEPDMHERLMRVSEKIGKDDFQSTLETEYPEMNSTSIDYAVLERAKSVSVLEAPFEWDDVGSWEALTRLLGEDEAKNTIDGQFVGLETTGCTVRDTTGGHLIGTIGIEDCIIVHTPDATLVAKKGDENAIKRLISEIRDRGLDQYL; translated from the coding sequence ATGCTGCACGCTGTAATCATGGCCGGGGGAAGTGGAACGCGGTTCTGGCCGCAGAGTCGCCAAGTGATGCCGAAGCAACTGCTGAAGTTGGCCGGCGACCAGACGATGATCCAGGATACGGCCGGCCGGGCCGGGTGGATTGGTCCCGAGCGAACATGGGTCGTGACGAATGCCGTGCAGGCGGACGAAACCCGCAAGCAGCTCGGTGACGTGCCGCCCTCGAACGTGCTCGTGGAACCCTGTGCCCGCAACACCGCCCCCTGCGTAGGGTATGCGGCCGCCGAACTGCTGCATGCCGATCCCGATGCCGTGATGCTCGTCATGCCGGCCGATCACGTGATCGGTCCGCCGGAGGTGTTCCAGAAGGCGGTCGAACAGGCGGCGGCGATCGTTGAAAGCGATCCCGAACAACTCGTGCTGTTCGGTGTGAAGCCGAACTACCCCTCGGTCGGCTTCGGCTATATCGAACGTGGCGAGGAATTGGCCGATAGCGAGAAGGCCTACAAGGTCGAGTCGTTCCGAGAAAAGCCCGACCTCGACACCGCTCAGCAGTATCTCGACAGCGGCAAATTCTATTGGAACTGCGGCATCTTCGTGTGGAAGGCGTCGCGCATTTTGGAGGCGCTCAAAGAGTACGAGCCCGACATGCACGAACGGCTGATGAGGGTTTCTGAGAAGATCGGAAAAGACGATTTTCAATCGACGCTCGAAACCGAATATCCGGAAATGAATTCGACGTCGATCGACTACGCCGTGCTGGAGCGGGCCAAGTCGGTCAGCGTGCTGGAGGCCCCCTTCGAATGGGACGACGTCGGCAGTTGGGAAGCGCTCACCCGGCTGCTCGGTGAAGACGAGGCTAAGAACACAATCGATGGACAATTCGTCGGTCTCGAAACGACCGGATGCACGGTTCGCGATACCACCGGCGGGCACCTGATCGGGACGATCGGGATCGAAGACTGCATCATCGTTCATACGCCCGATGCCACACTCGTCGCCAAAAAGGGGGATGAGAACGCGATCAAGCGGCTCATCAGTGAAATCCGTGATCGCGGTCTCGATCAATACCTATGA